A single Streptomyces mirabilis DNA region contains:
- a CDS encoding polyprenyl synthetase family protein, translating into MTVVGPFGLSVRDQALEADVQAGLTAVEEGLLEVTKSEVPFITEAAQHLLRAGGKRFRPLLVMLAAQFGDPYAPGVVPSAVVVELTHLATLYHDDVMDEADARRGVPSANTRWGNSVAVLTGDFLFARASHTLADLGPEAVRIQAEAFERLVTGQILETAGPRDGRDPVDHYLDVLSGKTGSLVAVACRFGAMMSGADETVVDVLTQYGERLGVAFQLADDVLDIASDSHESGKTPGTDLREGIATLPVLRLRERAERLGLAEDIALCELLDSDLTDDDRHAEALALLRAHPALEQARRDTVRYAEEARAALVPLPECGAKAALVELVDAVVHRAG; encoded by the coding sequence GTGACCGTCGTCGGGCCGTTCGGGCTGAGCGTGCGGGACCAGGCTCTCGAAGCCGATGTCCAGGCCGGATTGACGGCTGTGGAGGAGGGCTTGCTCGAAGTCACCAAGAGCGAGGTCCCCTTCATCACAGAGGCCGCGCAGCACCTGCTGCGCGCCGGCGGGAAGCGGTTCCGTCCGCTGCTCGTGATGCTCGCCGCGCAGTTCGGTGACCCCTACGCGCCGGGTGTCGTGCCCTCGGCCGTGGTCGTCGAACTGACCCATCTCGCCACCCTGTACCACGACGACGTGATGGACGAGGCCGACGCGCGGCGCGGCGTGCCCAGCGCGAACACCCGCTGGGGCAACTCGGTCGCCGTGCTCACCGGCGACTTCCTCTTCGCGCGCGCGTCCCACACCCTGGCCGACCTCGGGCCCGAGGCCGTCCGCATCCAGGCCGAGGCGTTCGAGCGGCTCGTCACCGGACAGATCCTGGAGACGGCGGGGCCCCGCGACGGGCGCGACCCGGTCGACCACTACCTCGACGTGCTCAGCGGCAAGACCGGCTCGCTGGTCGCCGTGGCGTGCCGGTTCGGCGCGATGATGTCGGGCGCCGACGAGACGGTCGTGGACGTGCTGACGCAGTACGGGGAGCGGCTGGGCGTCGCCTTCCAGCTCGCGGACGACGTGCTGGACATCGCCTCCGACTCGCACGAGTCCGGGAAGACGCCGGGTACGGACCTGCGCGAGGGCATCGCCACGCTGCCGGTGCTGCGGCTGCGTGAGCGGGCGGAGCGGCTCGGTCTCGCCGAGGACATCGCGCTGTGCGAGCTGCTCGACTCCGACCTCACGGACGACGACCGGCACGCGGAGGCGCTGGCCCTGCTGCGGGCGCATCCCGCGCTGGAGCAGGCCCGCCGTGACACCGTGCGGTACGCGGAGGAGGCCCGGGCCGCGCTCGTTCCGCTCCCCGAGTGTGGCGCGAAGGCCGCGCTCGTGGAGCTGGTGGACGCGGTGGTGCACCGGGCCGGATAG
- a CDS encoding CocE/NonD family hydrolase, producing MHIRTSFSHETTHEDLWIPLPDGTRLHARVWRPLADTPVPALLEYLPDRLTDRTAPRDWQRHPWYAGHGYASVRVDARGYGNSEGVPADPYGEGERADGVEVIHWLADQPWCSAAVGRFGVSLGGFTSLRIAALAPEPLKAIVTVCSTDDPYDNDGHRMGGSVLAVETHARAATALADVARPPDPAHVGQVMWRDMWVKRLETVEPFIHTWLPHPTRDAYWRHAGVREDGGYGGIRAAVLAVGGWHDPYRDTVLRLVESLPSDRVRGLIGPWCHQHPDRGLPPGPAIGFLQETLRWWGHWLRPTDTSLPEPEPDVIGNPDLGAINNPGPDGTADRGPGATAHPDSGTTARPNPGTTAHPNPGTTAHPNPGTTAEPDPGMNNRDVMAQPLLRSYVMAAHPPATTYPSLPGRWVGDTAWPSPSVTPIAYALRGAPVLVRSPQHTGVDAGRFRPDGNDADLPPNQREEDARSACFEFEVPGETWVLGRPRVRLRLTSHSPWGQVIARVCDVAADCSSTLVTRGALNLSARYGSDQAVSWKPGSTEDVVFDLTAIGYAFPPGHRIRLSLSSAYWPWIWPQPGSTVGFALDPAASSLELPVRARESDPGITFEEPEQSGPLGVTSPATLDEPRPERLVARDVARGEWRVEVDPRQDGTRVHPDGLECTEDALDTYTIDESDPLSARTRSTRSIRLHRPELPWDARVETRSELSCDAWEFITSNELIRKDGNEVVFHRTWERRIPRTADWSPGGGMGNPEEHGADR from the coding sequence ATGCACATCCGTACGTCCTTCTCGCACGAGACGACTCACGAGGATCTGTGGATCCCTCTCCCGGACGGCACCCGCTTGCACGCGCGCGTGTGGCGCCCGCTGGCCGACACGCCCGTCCCCGCGCTCCTCGAATATCTCCCGGACCGGCTCACCGACCGGACCGCGCCACGCGACTGGCAGCGCCACCCCTGGTACGCAGGCCACGGCTACGCCTCCGTCCGGGTGGATGCCCGCGGTTACGGCAATTCGGAGGGCGTGCCGGCGGACCCGTACGGGGAGGGCGAGCGGGCCGACGGGGTGGAAGTGATCCACTGGTTGGCGGACCAGCCCTGGTGCAGCGCCGCGGTAGGCAGGTTCGGCGTCTCCCTGGGCGGCTTCACCTCCCTCCGGATCGCGGCCCTCGCGCCCGAACCGCTCAAGGCGATCGTCACGGTCTGCTCGACCGACGATCCCTATGACAACGACGGGCACCGCATGGGAGGTTCCGTCCTCGCCGTCGAGACGCACGCACGGGCGGCCACGGCGCTCGCCGACGTCGCCCGTCCGCCGGATCCGGCACACGTGGGCCAGGTGATGTGGCGCGACATGTGGGTGAAGCGCCTGGAGACGGTGGAACCGTTCATCCATACGTGGCTGCCCCACCCGACCCGGGACGCGTACTGGCGCCACGCCGGTGTGCGCGAGGACGGGGGATACGGAGGGATCCGGGCCGCCGTGCTCGCGGTGGGCGGCTGGCACGACCCGTACCGCGACACGGTGCTGCGGCTGGTCGAGAGCCTTCCGTCCGACCGCGTGCGCGGCCTGATCGGCCCTTGGTGCCACCAGCACCCGGACCGGGGCCTGCCGCCGGGCCCGGCAATCGGCTTCCTCCAGGAGACGCTGAGGTGGTGGGGCCACTGGCTCAGGCCGACCGATACGAGCCTCCCAGAGCCCGAGCCCGACGTGATCGGCAATCCCGACCTCGGTGCGATCAACAATCCCGGCCCCGACGGGACCGCCGATCGGGGCCCTGGCGCAACCGCCCACCCGGACTCCGGCACGACCGCCCGTCCGAACCCCGGCACGACCGCCCATCCGAACCCCGGCACGACCGCCCATCCGAACCCCGGCACGACCGCCGAACCGGACCCCGGCATGAACAACCGTGACGTGATGGCGCAGCCCCTCCTGCGCTCCTACGTCATGGCCGCGCACCCCCCGGCGACGACGTACCCGTCCCTCCCCGGCCGCTGGGTGGGCGACACCGCCTGGCCCTCACCTTCCGTGACCCCGATCGCGTACGCGTTGCGGGGCGCACCGGTGCTGGTGCGCTCCCCTCAGCACACGGGCGTGGACGCGGGCCGTTTCCGTCCCGACGGGAACGACGCGGACCTGCCGCCGAACCAGCGGGAGGAGGACGCGAGATCGGCCTGCTTCGAGTTCGAGGTCCCAGGGGAGACCTGGGTCCTGGGGCGCCCGAGGGTCCGCCTCCGTCTGACGTCCCACTCCCCCTGGGGCCAGGTGATCGCCCGGGTGTGTGACGTCGCTGCCGACTGCTCCTCGACGCTGGTGACCCGGGGTGCTCTGAACCTGTCAGCGCGCTACGGCTCCGACCAGGCGGTCTCCTGGAAACCGGGCTCTACGGAAGACGTGGTTTTCGACCTGACCGCCATCGGCTACGCGTTCCCGCCCGGCCACCGCATCCGGCTCTCCCTCTCCTCCGCCTACTGGCCGTGGATCTGGCCCCAGCCGGGCTCGACTGTGGGGTTCGCCCTGGACCCGGCGGCCAGTTCCCTCGAACTTCCGGTGCGAGCAAGGGAGTCGGACCCGGGGATCACCTTCGAGGAGCCGGAGCAGTCCGGGCCCCTGGGGGTGACGTCCCCGGCCACCCTTGACGAACCCCGCCCCGAACGCCTGGTCGCCCGTGACGTGGCGAGGGGCGAGTGGCGTGTGGAGGTCGATCCTCGCCAGGACGGCACCCGTGTCCACCCGGACGGCCTCGAATGCACGGAGGACGCCCTGGACACGTACACCATCGATGAGTCGGACCCGCTCTCCGCCCGCACCCGCTCGACGAGGTCGATCCGTCTGCACCGCCCGGAGCTGCCCTGGGACGCCCGGGTCGAGACACGCTCCGAACTCAGCTGCGACGCCTGGGAGTTCATCACCTCGAACGAGCTGATCCGCAAGGACGGCAACGAGGTGGTCTTCCATCGGACGTGGGAGAGGCGAATCCCCCGGACGGCGGACTGGAGTCCCGGCGGCGGCATGGGCAACCCTGAGGAGCATGGCGCGGACCGGTGA
- a CDS encoding transglycosylase SLT domain-containing protein: MSARGKRRSFKTHSILTRGILAAGLGGVTLALPIVGATCAQAATPTAATTTDVQLITYKVVAGDTLAKIAQKYPTSGGAAKLYVANRAVIGPDPSTLRPGLTLTVGTKRVQIPTKATPAPTATKAPAKTYANNLDGWIKHSLDIMARAKIPGTYNGIHRNVMRESSGNPLAINNWDSNAKAGIPSKGLLQVIDPTFKAYHVPGTSMNPYDPVANITAACNYAAAKYGSIDNVNGPY; encoded by the coding sequence ATGTCCGCACGAGGCAAACGCCGCAGCTTCAAGACCCACAGCATCCTCACTCGGGGCATCCTCGCCGCGGGACTGGGCGGAGTCACGCTCGCCCTTCCGATCGTGGGCGCGACCTGCGCACAGGCCGCCACCCCCACCGCCGCCACCACCACCGACGTCCAGCTCATCACGTACAAGGTGGTCGCGGGCGACACCCTGGCCAAGATCGCACAGAAGTACCCCACGAGCGGTGGCGCGGCGAAGCTGTACGTCGCCAACCGCGCGGTCATAGGCCCCGACCCGTCGACGCTCCGCCCGGGCCTCACCCTGACCGTGGGCACCAAAAGGGTCCAAATCCCCACCAAGGCGACCCCGGCGCCCACCGCCACCAAGGCCCCTGCGAAGACGTACGCGAACAACCTCGACGGATGGATCAAGCACTCGCTGGACATCATGGCCCGCGCCAAGATCCCCGGCACCTACAACGGCATCCACCGCAACGTCATGCGCGAGTCCTCCGGGAACCCCCTGGCCATCAACAACTGGGACTCCAACGCCAAGGCCGGCATCCCCTCCAAGGGCCTCCTCCAGGTCATCGACCCGACGTTCAAGGCCTACCACGTGCCGGGCACGTCGATGAACCCCTACGACCCGGTCGCGAACATCACGGCGGCCTGCAACTACGCGGCGGCGAAGTACGGCTCGATCGACAACGTCAACGGGCCCTACTGA
- a CDS encoding HAD family hydrolase — MAAPTAYSLIATDLDGTLLRGDDTLSDRSRAALARVAEAGARHLVVTGRPAPRVRPLLDELGGAGLAVCGQGAQLYDAAADRLLWSVTLDRELAETALGKIEAEVGLLYAAVDQDGVDGLTLIEPGYVMPHPTLPAVRVHRRDDLWTEPISKVLLRHPSLSDDELASAARGVVGSLATVTMSGPGTVELQPCGVTKATGLALAAAHLGLTPAATIAFGDMPNDIPMFDWAARGVAMANAHPELKAVADEVTLSNEDDGIAVVLERLFPCRTDRFRESGEPRSPRQPSESPRPHQPHQLRQSYQPYQPYQSHQSYQ, encoded by the coding sequence ATGGCCGCTCCGACTGCATATTCACTTATCGCCACTGACCTGGACGGAACGCTGCTCCGCGGCGACGACACCCTCTCCGACCGGTCCCGGGCCGCGTTGGCGAGGGTGGCCGAGGCGGGCGCCCGGCACCTGGTCGTGACGGGGCGCCCGGCGCCGAGAGTTCGACCGCTGCTCGACGAACTCGGCGGCGCGGGGCTGGCGGTGTGCGGGCAGGGGGCGCAGTTGTACGACGCGGCGGCGGACCGCCTGCTGTGGTCGGTGACCCTGGACAGGGAACTCGCGGAGACCGCGCTCGGGAAGATCGAGGCGGAGGTCGGGCTGCTCTACGCCGCGGTGGACCAGGACGGCGTGGACGGGCTGACGCTCATCGAGCCGGGGTACGTGATGCCGCATCCGACGCTTCCGGCGGTACGGGTGCACCGACGCGACGACCTGTGGACGGAGCCGATCAGCAAGGTGTTGCTCCGTCACCCGTCGCTGTCCGACGACGAGTTGGCATCGGCGGCTCGGGGTGTGGTGGGCTCGCTGGCCACCGTCACCATGTCGGGGCCCGGGACCGTCGAACTCCAGCCATGCGGCGTGACCAAGGCGACCGGGCTGGCGCTCGCCGCCGCCCACCTCGGTCTCACTCCCGCCGCCACCATCGCCTTCGGTGACATGCCCAACGACATCCCCATGTTCGACTGGGCCGCCCGGGGGGTCGCCATGGCCAACGCCCATCCGGAGCTGAAGGCGGTGGCCGACGAGGTGACGCTGTCGAACGAGGACGACGGGATCGCGGTGGTACTGGAGCGGTTGTTCCCGTGCCGGACGGATCGGTTCCGGGAGTCCGGAGAGCCCCGTAGTCCCCGGCAGCCGTCCGAGTCTCCTCGACCCCATCAGCCCCATCAGCTCCGGCAGTCGTACCAGCCCTACCAGCCCTACCAGTCCCACCAGTCCTATCAGTAG
- a CDS encoding FAD-dependent oxidoreductase, whose translation MIHPVAVIGAGPFGLSTAAHLRARGIPVRVFGEPMVSWRDHMPEGMLLKSTPVASSLDAPQPGHTIADYCDAAGIRRLVTDEDIIPVETFIAYGEWFQQKLVPELERVRVVSVDRRGGEGFELKLDSGESFTARAVVVATGLYGLAHLPPELGGAAADGPTPTGPVSHSSQHHDLTRFSGKELIVVGAGQSALETAALAAEAGAQVRVVSRGRGRVAFGAPPWKQPKLRPESPFGRAWSLWALSYYPHPYRYLPAETRHYLVRRVLGPLGAWWLRDRFEGKVEVSEVSGIVRADVSDGRPVLTVQTLGGRTEEVSADHVIAATGYRVDIAAMDFLGHELRTALVVSRGTPKLGAGYRSSVPGLYFTGLPAAASYGPVMRFVCGTEFASPRLAKHLAGAHG comes from the coding sequence GTGATTCATCCGGTAGCAGTCATCGGTGCCGGCCCGTTCGGCCTGTCCACCGCCGCCCATCTGCGGGCGCGCGGTATCCCGGTGCGCGTGTTCGGCGAGCCCATGGTGAGCTGGCGTGACCACATGCCCGAGGGGATGCTTCTCAAGTCGACTCCGGTCGCGTCCAGCCTCGACGCCCCACAGCCCGGCCACACGATCGCCGACTACTGCGACGCGGCGGGGATCCGCCGGCTCGTCACGGACGAGGACATCATTCCGGTCGAGACGTTCATCGCGTACGGGGAGTGGTTCCAGCAGAAGCTGGTGCCCGAGCTGGAGCGGGTGCGGGTCGTGTCCGTCGACCGCCGGGGCGGCGAGGGCTTCGAACTCAAGCTGGACTCGGGGGAGTCGTTCACGGCGCGGGCGGTCGTCGTGGCCACGGGACTGTACGGACTCGCCCATCTGCCGCCCGAACTCGGCGGCGCGGCGGCGGACGGCCCCACACCCACCGGCCCCGTCTCGCACAGCTCCCAGCACCACGACCTCACCCGGTTCTCCGGCAAGGAGCTGATCGTCGTCGGCGCGGGCCAGTCCGCGCTGGAGACGGCGGCGCTCGCGGCGGAGGCGGGCGCGCAGGTGCGGGTGGTGTCCCGGGGACGAGGCAGGGTCGCCTTCGGCGCGCCGCCCTGGAAGCAGCCGAAGCTGCGCCCCGAGTCGCCCTTCGGACGCGCCTGGTCCCTGTGGGCGCTCAGCTACTACCCGCACCCCTACCGCTATCTGCCCGCTGAGACCCGGCACTACCTGGTCCGCCGAGTCCTCGGCCCCCTCGGCGCGTGGTGGCTGCGCGACCGCTTCGAGGGCAAGGTCGAGGTCAGCGAGGTCTCCGGGATTGTTCGCGCCGACGTCTCCGACGGGCGTCCGGTCCTGACCGTGCAGACCCTGGGGGGCCGGACCGAGGAGGTTTCCGCCGACCATGTCATCGCGGCGACGGGCTATCGCGTCGACATCGCCGCGATGGACTTCCTGGGACACGAGTTGCGTACGGCGCTCGTGGTGAGCCGCGGCACTCCCAAGCTCGGTGCGGGGTACCGCTCCTCGGTGCCCGGGCTGTACTTCACGGGGTTGCCGGCGGCGGCTTCCTACGGGCCGGTGATGCGGTTCGTGTGCGGTACGGAGTTCGCTTCGCCGCGGCTGGCCAAGCACTTGGCGGGCGCGCACGGGTGA
- a CDS encoding ATP-grasp domain-containing protein, with protein sequence MARSVSGVPVDADRNVPGLIVKFGDYPLHHGGVGAIRSLGRLGIPMYAITEDRYTPAAASRYLRRAFVWPTTGTEEPERLVEGLLRIGARIGRPTVLVPTDEEAAVLIAEHQEELGERFLFPRVDAKLPRRLASKQGLHELCVEHGIPSPAAAFPQSYEEIVAFAESARFPIVAKNREAFVRRSQPAVNGTTRIATREGLLSLARDWGDQPGVILQEYLPREEAEDWIVHAYFDADSTPLAMFTGVKVRSWPPHAGMTANAYVVDNPELADLAARFIKQIGFSGVIDLDLRFDRRDGRYKLLDFNPRMGAQFRLFENESGIDVVRAMHLNLTGRTVPEGEQRAGHRYIVENIDLPALLAYRRSGYTTPHAPARASGTELAWLAGDDLRPFFTMLARFVRPGARHLYQLWRTNRRGNSTSTTTK encoded by the coding sequence GTGGCCAGGAGCGTCAGCGGAGTACCGGTCGACGCCGACCGGAACGTTCCGGGCCTGATCGTGAAGTTTGGTGACTATCCGCTGCACCACGGCGGTGTGGGTGCCATCCGTAGTCTGGGCCGCCTCGGCATACCGATGTATGCGATCACCGAGGACCGTTACACGCCTGCCGCGGCCTCGCGCTATCTGCGCCGTGCCTTCGTCTGGCCGACTACGGGGACGGAGGAGCCGGAGCGTCTCGTCGAGGGGCTGCTGCGGATCGGGGCCCGCATCGGGCGGCCGACGGTGCTCGTCCCGACGGACGAGGAGGCGGCCGTCCTGATCGCCGAGCACCAGGAGGAGCTGGGGGAGCGGTTCCTCTTCCCTCGGGTGGACGCCAAACTGCCCCGGCGCCTCGCCAGCAAGCAGGGCCTGCACGAACTCTGTGTGGAACACGGCATCCCCAGTCCGGCGGCGGCCTTTCCGCAGTCGTACGAGGAGATCGTGGCGTTCGCCGAGAGCGCCCGGTTTCCGATCGTCGCCAAGAACCGGGAGGCGTTCGTACGCCGCAGCCAGCCGGCGGTGAACGGGACGACGAGGATCGCGACCCGGGAGGGGCTTCTGTCACTCGCCCGGGACTGGGGTGATCAGCCTGGCGTGATCCTCCAGGAGTACCTGCCCAGGGAGGAGGCAGAGGACTGGATCGTGCACGCGTACTTCGACGCGGACTCGACGCCGCTCGCGATGTTCACGGGCGTGAAGGTCCGCTCCTGGCCGCCGCACGCGGGAATGACGGCGAACGCGTACGTCGTCGACAATCCGGAACTCGCGGACCTCGCCGCGCGTTTCATCAAACAGATCGGCTTCAGCGGCGTCATCGACCTCGACCTGCGCTTCGACCGGCGCGACGGGCGATACAAACTCCTCGACTTCAACCCCCGGATGGGCGCGCAGTTCCGGCTCTTCGAGAACGAGTCGGGGATCGACGTCGTCCGTGCCATGCATCTCAACCTGACCGGGCGCACCGTTCCCGAAGGTGAACAGCGGGCCGGTCACCGGTACATCGTGGAGAACATCGACCTGCCGGCCCTGCTCGCCTACCGGCGCAGCGGCTACACCACCCCGCACGCGCCGGCTCGCGCGAGCGGTACGGAGCTGGCCTGGCTCGCGGGTGACGACCTGCGGCCGTTCTTCACGATGCTCGCGCGCTTCGTGCGGCCGGGCGCGAGGCATCTGTATCAGCTGTGGCGGACCAACCGCCGTGGCAACAGCACCAGTACGACCACGAAGTGA
- the fahA gene encoding fumarylacetoacetase, with the protein MPPFDVPEGDPFGPHNLPYGVFSRAGASERSVGVRLGDHVLDAGATARALGSPYAELLAQPTLNPLLAAGHTAWSDVRRALTAWVTVPAHRETIAPLLHPLSEVTLHLPFEVADYVDFYASENHARNVGQIFRPDATDSLTPNWKHLPIGYHGRSGTVVVSGTEVVRPSGQRKAPSDTAPVFGPSVRLDIEAEVGFVVGAPSTRGTPVPLSSFRDHVFGLCLLNDWSARDIQAWEYVPLGPFLGKSFATSVSAWITPLDALDDARVAPPARTHPLLSYLDDSEDEPGGYDLRISVAVNGHVVSEPPFSTMYWTAAQQLAHMTVNGASLRTGDLYGSGTVSGPSEHERGSLLELTWNGRDTLDLPDGKRAFLEDGDEVTLTAWAPGPGGTRVGLGEVTGRITPAPDPS; encoded by the coding sequence ATGCCCCCCTTCGACGTCCCCGAGGGCGATCCCTTCGGCCCTCACAACCTCCCCTACGGCGTCTTCTCCCGGGCCGGAGCGTCCGAGCGGAGCGTCGGCGTCCGGCTCGGCGACCACGTCCTCGACGCGGGAGCGACCGCCCGGGCACTCGGCTCCCCGTACGCCGAACTGCTCGCGCAGCCCACCCTGAACCCGCTGCTCGCCGCCGGCCACACGGCCTGGTCCGACGTACGCCGCGCACTCACCGCCTGGGTGACGGTCCCGGCCCACCGGGAGACCATCGCGCCCCTCCTGCACCCCCTCTCCGAGGTGACCCTGCACCTCCCCTTCGAGGTCGCGGACTACGTCGACTTCTACGCCTCCGAGAACCACGCCCGGAACGTCGGCCAGATCTTCCGCCCCGACGCCACCGACTCCCTCACCCCCAACTGGAAGCACCTGCCGATCGGTTACCACGGCCGCTCCGGCACGGTCGTGGTGTCGGGCACGGAGGTGGTCCGCCCCTCGGGCCAGCGCAAGGCCCCTTCCGACACCGCCCCCGTCTTCGGCCCCTCCGTCCGGCTGGACATCGAGGCGGAGGTCGGCTTCGTGGTCGGCGCACCCTCGACCAGGGGCACGCCTGTCCCTCTCTCCTCCTTCCGCGACCACGTCTTCGGCCTCTGCCTCCTCAACGACTGGTCGGCGCGCGACATCCAGGCCTGGGAGTACGTCCCTCTCGGCCCCTTCCTCGGCAAGTCCTTCGCCACCTCGGTGTCGGCCTGGATCACCCCGCTCGACGCGCTGGACGACGCACGGGTCGCGCCCCCGGCGCGCACGCACCCCCTCCTCTCCTACCTGGACGACTCCGAGGACGAGCCCGGCGGCTACGACCTCCGTATCTCCGTCGCCGTCAACGGCCACGTCGTCTCCGAACCCCCCTTCTCCACCATGTACTGGACGGCCGCCCAGCAACTGGCCCACATGACGGTCAACGGAGCCTCCCTGCGCACCGGCGACCTGTACGGTTCGGGAACGGTCAGCGGCCCCTCCGAGCACGAGCGCGGCTCCCTCCTGGAACTCACCTGGAACGGCCGCGACACCCTCGACCTCCCCGACGGCAAGCGGGCCTTCCTGGAGGACGGCGACGAGGTCACCCTGACGGCCTGGGCCCCGGGCCCCGGCGGCACGCGGGTGGGGCTGGGCGAGGTGACGGGCCGCATCACCCCGGCACCCGACCCTTCCTGA
- a CDS encoding GntR family transcriptional regulator → MPTERIREHAGPGATTVAARRRRLRADRARQLADLLRHQVLTGSFPDGTLPHEAALGTDYRASRNTVRQALDLLRAEGLVERLPGVGTVVVAQKYPHGLDRLMGLAETLREHGQVTNEIRTVGPVTAPTPVADRLRIAPGADVLYIERLRRLDGLPLSLDLTYIPLDLGTALLGADLENTDVFRLLEAISGQPLEHAEITLEAVNSDAHSAAVLQAPRGAAVLMLERLTHLADGRPVDLEFIRFRGDRITMSGQLRRTL, encoded by the coding sequence ATGCCCACCGAACGCATCCGAGAGCACGCCGGCCCAGGCGCGACCACCGTCGCCGCCCGCCGGCGCCGGCTGCGCGCGGACCGGGCGAGGCAACTCGCCGACCTGCTCCGCCACCAGGTGCTGACCGGCAGCTTCCCGGACGGCACCCTGCCGCACGAAGCCGCCCTCGGCACCGACTACCGCGCCTCGCGCAACACCGTCCGCCAGGCCCTCGACCTGCTCCGCGCGGAAGGCCTGGTGGAACGCCTTCCCGGCGTCGGCACCGTCGTCGTCGCCCAGAAGTACCCGCACGGACTCGACCGGCTGATGGGACTCGCGGAGACCCTGCGCGAACACGGCCAGGTCACCAACGAGATCCGCACGGTCGGCCCCGTGACCGCGCCCACCCCAGTGGCCGACCGCCTTCGTATCGCCCCCGGCGCCGACGTCCTCTACATCGAACGACTCCGCCGCCTCGACGGACTCCCCCTCTCCCTCGACCTCACCTACATCCCGCTCGACCTGGGCACCGCCCTGCTCGGCGCCGACCTGGAGAACACCGATGTCTTCCGCCTCCTGGAAGCCATCTCAGGCCAGCCGCTGGAGCACGCCGAGATCACCCTGGAGGCGGTCAACTCCGACGCACACTCGGCGGCCGTCCTGCAAGCGCCCCGCGGTGCGGCCGTCCTCATGCTGGAGCGGCTCACTCACCTCGCCGACGGCCGCCCCGTGGACCTGGAGTTCATCCGCTTCCGCGGCGACCGCATCACGATGAGCGGCCAGCTCCGCCGCACGCTCTGA
- a CDS encoding 4Fe-4S dicluster domain-containing protein, with translation MPLAPQRADVPVTIDESKCIDGCTLCVDMCPLDSLAIDESNGKAYMHVDECWYCGPCAARCPTGAVTVNMPYLLR, from the coding sequence ATGCCCTTGGCGCCCCAGCGGGCCGACGTGCCCGTGACCATCGACGAGTCGAAGTGCATCGACGGCTGCACGCTCTGCGTGGACATGTGCCCGCTGGACTCCCTCGCCATCGACGAGAGCAACGGCAAGGCGTACATGCACGTCGACGAGTGCTGGTACTGCGGCCCCTGCGCGGCCCGCTGCCCCACCGGGGCCGTCACGGTCAACATGCCCTACCTCCTCCGGTGA